One part of the Terrimicrobium sacchariphilum genome encodes these proteins:
- a CDS encoding sugar-binding protein, which yields MNARKSGGLLAAGLMWLTVPGALAAGMELQMYPETTSGTAFPNEQIVFRAEVKNPSAVEKTGKLTVTRISQGEPDRVEEREIRLAPGTVSTCEIPLQADRPRYEVLRAEVKVDGAVAASAESGFLVVDRPANYDRDDSTSFFGSMFVKDDEAARRLGIKSIRGGADWARIEPQPGQYEWTRLDAQIDEAREHKLSIVLVLRPETRPKHAAWKNLEELSRPEHIQEFEHYVEVVLQRYKDRIAAVEVINEPDLDCAHGLSEGGASTTVYARLLKAAYGKIREIAPDLPILGLGVSGVDFPNLAFSRQVLKDQPGFLDIISGHPYSYARYVGGSFRPQSPLDLDTKARIQAMADLMKDHGLTPRLWITEFGWALDRREPAGSPAAFLHAAYSAQAITLARAVPALERLYWFAMMFPGLENGTSYGMYRGDAAKDKTFFPLPAAAAFATCARWLDHARSVGEFSVAEILHVERFAREDAAVFVLWMRDAENAGGSARMMFPKDGPAAKAVTAMGVPVTLSADASVAVTSMPIFLEVPLDQGDAMESALKASQVQAAKPVVIQTVLLTGATTARVNIVNNRGRDISVKIFETGDADHAQSRRLKPGLNSVSFAVPPRKEKAGFLPVTVLDEMTGETLEGRSSYHLEKVAPLRGVTLATMENALAAAPKIVLDQRDQVLPADPGVDWKGASDLSATVQTGWSPEGWAVLVKVRDDIHAGPSGSESPWASDSLQIVFDADQRGENGLGEGCREFTLALSPGGTVVVESYPSGKVLDDLPAKVTRDGGQTTYKLLVPWSKLGRNTPPEGEIMRMNLIVNDNDGKKRKCWIGITPGIGESKTPGIYRQWLIGR from the coding sequence ATGAACGCCAGGAAAAGCGGCGGCCTGCTGGCTGCGGGTCTGATGTGGTTGACTGTGCCTGGGGCGCTCGCTGCCGGGATGGAGTTGCAGATGTATCCCGAGACGACCTCCGGGACGGCCTTTCCGAATGAACAGATCGTCTTCCGTGCGGAGGTGAAGAACCCGAGCGCCGTCGAAAAGACGGGCAAACTCACGGTGACGCGGATTTCGCAGGGGGAGCCGGACAGGGTGGAGGAGCGGGAGATTCGCCTCGCCCCGGGGACGGTATCCACCTGTGAGATCCCGCTGCAGGCGGATCGTCCGCGTTACGAGGTTCTGCGAGCGGAGGTGAAGGTGGACGGAGCGGTGGCAGCCAGTGCGGAGAGCGGCTTTCTGGTCGTGGACCGGCCGGCCAATTACGATCGCGATGACAGCACGAGTTTCTTTGGGTCGATGTTCGTCAAGGATGATGAAGCGGCGCGCCGGCTGGGAATCAAGAGCATACGAGGCGGGGCGGATTGGGCGCGCATCGAGCCGCAGCCCGGCCAGTATGAGTGGACGCGGCTGGACGCACAGATCGACGAGGCGCGGGAGCACAAGCTCAGTATCGTCCTTGTCCTCCGGCCCGAGACCAGGCCGAAGCATGCGGCGTGGAAGAATCTGGAAGAGCTTTCCCGACCGGAGCACATCCAGGAGTTTGAGCATTACGTGGAGGTCGTCCTCCAGCGATACAAGGACCGGATCGCGGCCGTGGAGGTGATCAACGAGCCGGATCTCGATTGCGCGCATGGGTTGAGCGAGGGCGGTGCGTCCACGACGGTCTATGCCCGACTGCTCAAGGCCGCGTACGGAAAGATCCGGGAGATCGCCCCAGACCTCCCGATCCTCGGCCTCGGGGTGAGCGGAGTGGATTTCCCGAATCTGGCATTTTCCCGACAGGTGCTGAAAGATCAGCCGGGGTTCCTCGATATCATCAGCGGGCATCCGTATTCCTATGCGCGCTATGTGGGGGGAAGCTTCCGCCCGCAGTCGCCTCTCGATCTCGACACCAAGGCGCGCATCCAGGCCATGGCCGATCTCATGAAAGATCACGGGCTGACGCCGCGCCTGTGGATCACGGAGTTTGGGTGGGCGCTGGATCGGCGGGAGCCGGCGGGTTCCCCGGCGGCATTTCTCCATGCGGCCTACAGCGCGCAGGCGATCACGCTGGCCAGGGCGGTCCCGGCGCTCGAGCGGCTGTATTGGTTTGCGATGATGTTCCCCGGGCTGGAGAACGGCACATCGTACGGGATGTACCGGGGGGATGCGGCGAAGGACAAGACCTTCTTCCCGCTGCCTGCGGCGGCGGCGTTTGCGACGTGTGCGCGATGGCTGGACCATGCCCGGTCGGTCGGCGAGTTTTCCGTCGCGGAGATCCTGCATGTCGAGAGATTTGCCCGGGAAGACGCCGCGGTCTTTGTCCTCTGGATGAGGGATGCCGAGAATGCCGGGGGTTCCGCGCGGATGATGTTTCCCAAGGACGGGCCGGCGGCAAAAGCGGTCACGGCCATGGGCGTGCCGGTGACTCTCTCGGCGGACGCTTCCGTCGCTGTCACCTCCATGCCGATTTTCCTCGAGGTGCCGCTGGACCAGGGCGACGCGATGGAGTCGGCGCTCAAGGCCTCCCAGGTGCAGGCGGCAAAGCCGGTGGTGATCCAGACGGTCCTCCTGACCGGGGCCACGACGGCGCGCGTGAATATCGTAAACAACCGCGGCCGGGATATCTCGGTGAAGATCTTTGAAACCGGCGACGCCGATCATGCGCAATCGCGCCGTCTCAAGCCGGGCCTCAACAGCGTCTCCTTCGCCGTGCCGCCGCGCAAGGAGAAGGCGGGTTTCCTTCCCGTGACCGTTCTCGACGAGATGACTGGCGAGACTCTGGAAGGGCGGAGCTCCTATCATCTCGAGAAGGTCGCGCCGCTGCGCGGAGTGACTTTGGCCACGATGGAAAATGCCCTGGCCGCCGCTCCGAAGATCGTCCTCGACCAGAGAGACCAGGTATTGCCTGCTGACCCGGGCGTGGACTGGAAGGGGGCCTCCGATCTTTCCGCCACGGTGCAGACGGGATGGAGCCCGGAAGGATGGGCGGTCCTCGTCAAGGTGAGGGATGACATACATGCCGGACCCTCCGGGTCGGAGAGTCCCTGGGCCTCGGATTCGCTCCAGATCGTCTTTGATGCAGACCAGCGCGGGGAGAACGGACTCGGCGAAGGCTGCCGGGAGTTTACGCTGGCATTGTCTCCTGGCGGCACGGTGGTGGTGGAAAGCTATCCATCGGGCAAGGTGCTTGATGACCTGCCAGCCAAGGTCACGCGGGATGGAGGGCAGACAACGTACAAACTGCTGGTCCCCTGGAGCAAGCTGGGCCGGAACACACCGCCCGAGGGCGAAATCATGCGCATGAATCTGATCGTCAACGATAACGACGGGAAGAAGCGAAAATGCTGGATCGGGATCACGCCCGGCATCGGCGAGAGCAAGACGCCCGGCATCTACCGCCAGTGGCTGATCGGCCGATGA
- a CDS encoding TIM-barrel domain-containing protein, with protein sequence MSSPEPIAPGVWRYRFGTPEEASPVALRQADPALDRMAGLLPVDECPFAGADFSFRTERRGCVLTAPFDAEEGVFGFGLQLQSHLQSGKKKHLRVNSDPVADTGDSHAPVPFYVSTRGYGVLVDTARYASVYVGTHLSAEALKERAEQRLGQQQPGLSTEEIYRRHAFGREVVFDIPAAAGVDVYVFAGPTMRDAIRRYVLFSGGGCLPPLWGLKNWYRPFAKDGEAEVGALLEEFAKDGLPFHVLGLEPGWQTRSYPNSLVWSERFPDPEAFAGKLRSRHWRLNLWEHAFLDPASPIAEEIASHSADTLGMDGLVPDFFDPEAERLFAGEHRRLVKGGVAGFKLDECDNSDFISYSWSFPEHARFPSGLDGEQMHCLYGLAYQATVDRVFREEGQRHYSLVRSSGALAAPFPFALYSDLYAHDEFLRGMINSGFSGHLFAPEVRHAASVEDLVRRLQTAVLSPVSQVNCWYMPHAPWFQIDRQLNQAGVKMEGAGEVVKLVKQALELRMRLLPVLYTAFAHYHREGVPPFRALVVDTPEDRRTWSCDQQYLIGQSLLAAPLKAGERVKEVYLPQGAWRDFFTGKRLEGGRTHTLSDLSLADIPLFVREGTVLPLAESAEGWSGGGPLTVRLHVYGEEKAEGELYADDGETFAFERGDCSWTRLTWTAAGGLKADGCPSGEMFLLDLANPVLHAGAAPASDLP encoded by the coding sequence ATGAGCAGTCCGGAACCCATCGCGCCCGGAGTGTGGCGGTATCGCTTTGGCACGCCCGAGGAGGCCTCGCCAGTGGCGCTGCGCCAGGCCGACCCGGCCCTGGATCGCATGGCCGGGCTTTTGCCCGTGGACGAGTGTCCTTTTGCCGGCGCGGACTTCTCCTTCCGGACGGAGAGGCGGGGATGCGTACTGACTGCTCCCTTTGATGCGGAGGAAGGAGTCTTTGGGTTCGGGCTGCAATTGCAAAGCCATCTGCAATCGGGAAAGAAGAAGCATCTCCGGGTGAACTCCGATCCCGTGGCGGATACGGGAGACTCCCACGCGCCCGTGCCATTTTATGTGTCGACCCGGGGCTATGGAGTGCTGGTGGATACGGCCCGCTATGCCTCGGTGTATGTGGGGACGCATCTGTCGGCGGAAGCGCTGAAGGAGCGGGCGGAGCAGCGCCTGGGGCAGCAGCAGCCGGGTCTTTCCACCGAGGAAATCTATCGCCGCCACGCCTTTGGCCGCGAGGTGGTCTTTGACATCCCGGCGGCGGCTGGCGTGGATGTCTATGTTTTTGCCGGTCCCACGATGAGGGATGCGATCCGGCGCTATGTCCTGTTTTCCGGCGGCGGGTGCCTGCCTCCCTTGTGGGGGTTGAAGAACTGGTACCGCCCCTTTGCCAAGGACGGCGAGGCGGAGGTGGGAGCGCTCCTCGAGGAGTTCGCAAAGGACGGGCTGCCTTTTCATGTCCTGGGTCTCGAGCCCGGCTGGCAGACGCGGTCGTATCCGAACTCCCTGGTGTGGAGCGAACGATTTCCCGATCCGGAGGCGTTTGCCGGGAAGCTCCGCTCCAGGCACTGGCGTCTGAATCTGTGGGAGCATGCCTTTCTCGATCCGGCGTCGCCGATTGCGGAGGAGATCGCGTCGCATAGCGCGGATACTCTCGGCATGGACGGGCTGGTCCCGGATTTCTTCGACCCCGAGGCGGAGCGGTTATTCGCCGGGGAGCACAGGCGGCTGGTGAAGGGAGGCGTGGCCGGGTTCAAGCTCGACGAGTGCGACAATAGCGACTTCATCAGCTACTCCTGGTCGTTTCCCGAGCATGCGAGATTCCCGTCGGGGCTGGACGGCGAGCAGATGCACTGCCTCTACGGGCTGGCCTATCAGGCCACGGTCGACCGGGTGTTTCGCGAGGAGGGGCAGCGCCACTACAGCCTGGTCCGCTCGTCGGGAGCGCTGGCGGCCCCGTTTCCATTTGCCCTCTACAGTGACCTGTACGCGCATGACGAGTTCCTGCGCGGGATGATCAACTCGGGGTTCAGCGGACATCTCTTCGCTCCCGAGGTGAGGCATGCCGCGTCGGTGGAAGACCTCGTGCGTCGCCTGCAAACGGCGGTGCTTTCCCCGGTGTCGCAGGTGAACTGCTGGTACATGCCCCATGCCCCGTGGTTTCAGATCGATCGCCAGCTGAATCAGGCGGGCGTGAAGATGGAGGGAGCCGGGGAGGTGGTGAAGCTGGTGAAGCAGGCGCTCGAGCTGCGGATGCGACTGCTGCCGGTCCTCTACACGGCCTTTGCCCATTACCACCGGGAAGGCGTGCCGCCGTTCCGCGCGCTGGTCGTCGACACGCCGGAGGACCGGAGGACATGGAGCTGCGACCAGCAATATCTCATCGGCCAATCCCTGCTCGCCGCTCCTCTCAAAGCCGGGGAACGGGTGAAGGAGGTCTATCTGCCGCAAGGGGCCTGGCGCGATTTTTTCACGGGGAAACGGCTGGAAGGCGGGCGCACTCACACCCTTTCCGATCTCAGCCTGGCGGACATCCCACTCTTTGTGCGGGAGGGAACTGTATTGCCTCTGGCCGAGAGCGCGGAGGGCTGGTCCGGCGGAGGCCCGCTGACCGTGCGCCTGCATGTCTACGGAGAGGAGAAGGCCGAAGGTGAACTTTACGCCGATGACGGCGAGACCTTTGCCTTTGAGCGAGGAGACTGCTCGTGGACACGCCTGACGTGGACCGCCGCGGGCGGCCTGAAGGCCGATGGCTGCCCGTCAGGAGAAATGTTCCTCCTCGACCTGGCTAACCCGGTGCTGCATGCGGGCGCCGCCCCTGCGTCCGATCTTCCATGA
- a CDS encoding LacI family DNA-binding transcriptional regulator: MKKKPAIRPTLQMIADELGVTTMTVSKSLRGIGRISEETRRLVRSKAEEIGYFSSRERLFAPFVRSSTGSENRLRLLCPTVGTLDRGESIPYRNDMVMGLERALEKMDGQVVSRSFPSLEEMVELLEAERFHGVALSEPFPSRWVAALRQHVPVAYTIGHDFQHDVDSVYFNEARAAALVVQQLKEAGHQHIGWLGTMDRHAPFLMPDEEFDEEDAADALSHTGHGTRFASWLYLARQNAGLTPWPVALVERDWRSASLADVVKQGCRILFEARPMPSAIVCVSNAVAREVIRQLEESGFRIPRDISVISYGVEEYGQTDSGVSLTGVNMPMDMVGSLLPEVIQRRLAYPEGLAISIQLDARWSAGGTLRVF, encoded by the coding sequence ATGAAAAAGAAACCCGCCATCCGTCCCACGCTCCAGATGATCGCCGATGAACTCGGGGTCACGACGATGACCGTATCGAAATCGCTGCGCGGGATCGGGCGCATCAGCGAGGAGACGCGGCGGCTGGTGCGGAGCAAGGCGGAGGAGATCGGGTACTTCTCGTCGCGCGAGCGGCTGTTTGCGCCGTTTGTGCGGTCGTCGACGGGGTCGGAGAACCGGCTGCGGCTGCTCTGCCCGACGGTCGGCACGCTGGATCGCGGCGAGTCCATCCCGTACCGCAACGACATGGTGATGGGGCTGGAGCGGGCGCTGGAAAAGATGGACGGCCAGGTGGTGAGCCGGTCGTTTCCCAGCCTGGAGGAGATGGTCGAGCTGCTGGAAGCCGAGCGATTTCACGGCGTGGCGTTGAGCGAGCCCTTTCCCTCGCGCTGGGTCGCGGCGCTGCGCCAGCATGTGCCGGTGGCCTACACGATCGGGCATGATTTTCAGCACGACGTGGATTCCGTCTACTTCAACGAAGCCCGGGCGGCGGCCCTCGTCGTGCAGCAGCTGAAGGAGGCCGGGCACCAGCATATCGGCTGGCTCGGCACGATGGACCGGCATGCGCCGTTTCTGATGCCCGACGAGGAGTTTGACGAGGAGGACGCGGCGGATGCGCTTTCGCATACGGGCCATGGCACGCGGTTTGCCTCATGGCTGTACCTGGCGCGGCAGAATGCGGGGCTCACGCCCTGGCCGGTGGCGCTGGTCGAGCGCGACTGGCGGTCGGCCTCGCTGGCCGATGTGGTGAAACAAGGGTGCCGCATCCTGTTTGAAGCCCGCCCGATGCCGAGCGCGATCGTGTGCGTGAGCAATGCCGTGGCGCGCGAGGTGATCCGGCAGCTGGAGGAATCGGGGTTTCGCATCCCGCGCGACATCAGCGTGATCTCGTACGGCGTCGAGGAGTACGGGCAGACGGACAGCGGCGTGTCGCTGACCGGTGTGAACATGCCGATGGACATGGTCGGCTCGCTGCTGCCCGAGGTGATCCAGCGCCGCCTGGCCTACCCCGAGGGGCTGGCCATCAGCATCCAGCTCGACGCGCGCTGGAGCGCGGGCGGCACGCTGCGCGTCTTTTGA
- a CDS encoding glycoside hydrolase family 130 protein, whose translation MNTLAPSRPSSRHAVLARHPENPIIAPADMPVPCSSVFNCGATWYEDGVLLLLRVEDMARDNLFYVARSRDGVNFDISPEPIDYPLRDTEDRWMDNRFDMRITRLEEQYYVTHASWLGGFGSCIGIARTADFQKFEPVGELSVPSNRNAALFPEKIGGRYARLERPQDVDGSGRIWISYSPDLMYWGQSRPVVLPATPWSRCKTGAGAIPIKTDRGWLCVYHATAKNCATENYYLGVALLDLRDPSHVIAAPRQFILQAETPYECMGQVPNVVFTNGAVPMPDGTLNIYYGGADTRVCLAQVALDELVDFCISAA comes from the coding sequence ATGAATACACTGGCTCCATCCCGTCCCTCGTCCCGCCACGCCGTGCTCGCGCGGCATCCGGAAAACCCGATCATTGCGCCCGCCGACATGCCGGTGCCGTGCTCGTCGGTCTTCAACTGCGGGGCGACCTGGTACGAGGACGGGGTGCTGCTCCTGCTGCGCGTGGAGGACATGGCGCGGGACAATCTCTTTTACGTGGCCCGCAGCCGCGACGGGGTGAACTTTGACATCTCGCCCGAGCCTATTGACTATCCCCTGCGCGACACGGAGGACCGGTGGATGGACAACCGCTTTGACATGCGCATCACGCGGCTGGAGGAGCAGTATTATGTCACCCACGCGAGCTGGCTGGGCGGCTTCGGGAGCTGCATCGGGATCGCGCGCACGGCGGATTTTCAAAAGTTCGAGCCGGTGGGCGAGCTCTCCGTGCCGTCGAACCGCAACGCGGCGCTCTTCCCCGAGAAAATCGGCGGGCGGTACGCGCGGCTGGAGCGCCCGCAGGATGTGGATGGCAGCGGGCGCATCTGGATCAGCTACTCGCCGGACCTGATGTACTGGGGGCAGAGCCGCCCGGTCGTGCTGCCCGCCACGCCCTGGAGCCGGTGCAAGACGGGGGCCGGGGCGATCCCGATCAAGACCGATCGCGGCTGGCTGTGCGTGTACCACGCAACGGCGAAGAACTGCGCGACGGAAAACTACTACCTCGGCGTGGCCCTGCTCGACCTGCGCGACCCGAGCCATGTCATCGCGGCCCCGCGTCAGTTCATCCTCCAGGCCGAGACGCCTTATGAATGCATGGGACAGGTGCCCAACGTGGTCTTTACCAATGGCGCGGTGCCGATGCCCGATGGCACGCTGAATATCTACTACGGCGGAGCCGACACCCGCGTGTGCCTCGCCCAGGTGGCGCTCGACGAACTGGTGGACTTTTGCATCTCGGCCGCCTGA
- a CDS encoding SGNH/GDSL hydrolase family protein, with translation MHLGRLSAVRSGMDMAERASGITRSLRPLRLLPLGDSIAQGSPDHPGGYRGTLQRLLREGGFPAVEFVGSRTENSEGLAQPWHEGHPGFRLEELRRGFTKCGTTAQPIGETLARHRPDVVVLTAGTNNMYLDEPAAVWAEMAALLRAILPVPVIVGTLLPIGAGPKPWGIVIPPDIEERIAAYNALLRREAPLLGAITVVDLSHCVTSRDDLLPDRVHPVAAAQDRIAAALAGALGASFVGGK, from the coding sequence TTGCATCTCGGCCGCCTGAGCGCCGTGCGCAGCGGCATGGACATGGCGGAAAGGGCGAGTGGTATTACCCGATCCCTGCGACCGCTGCGGCTGCTGCCGCTGGGCGACTCGATCGCGCAGGGGTCGCCGGATCACCCGGGCGGGTATCGCGGGACATTGCAGCGGCTGCTGCGCGAGGGCGGGTTCCCGGCGGTGGAGTTCGTCGGTTCCCGCACGGAAAACTCGGAGGGTCTCGCGCAGCCGTGGCATGAGGGGCACCCGGGCTTTCGGCTGGAGGAGTTGCGGCGCGGGTTTACGAAGTGCGGCACCACCGCGCAGCCCATCGGCGAGACGCTGGCGCGGCATCGGCCCGATGTCGTCGTGCTCACGGCGGGGACGAATAACATGTACCTCGACGAACCGGCGGCGGTGTGGGCGGAAATGGCGGCGCTGCTGCGCGCGATCCTTCCCGTGCCGGTGATCGTGGGCACGCTGCTGCCCATCGGGGCGGGGCCGAAGCCGTGGGGCATCGTGATTCCGCCCGACATCGAGGAGCGAATCGCGGCCTATAATGCGCTGCTGCGCCGCGAGGCTCCGCTGCTCGGCGCGATCACGGTGGTGGATTTGTCGCACTGCGTCACCTCGCGCGACGACCTGCTGCCCGACCGGGTGCATCCCGTGGCGGCGGCGCAGGATCGCATCGCGGCGGCGCTGGCCGGGGCGCTCGGGGCGAGCTTTGTGGGCGGGAAGTGA